A genome region from Alphaproteobacteria bacterium includes the following:
- a CDS encoding ABC transporter ATP-binding protein has product MGFTGKKSLGFKDVLRFAAGYWKRQPKRLCCVLVFLLCSALIETYLPNSLSSFLGAIRLEAGHDEIFRLLLIFLGLYFVQAIVFIVTYRIYNVFETNLFKQVLDDAFAHVYRLPEPYFANTFMGAIISKINRARQKIETFEDQIILRIFPTAVVLIGTIVFLAMRFPMLALLMTVYLAILASASAYLVFNVSGPAQGEYADAQDHFGAHLADSVSGIATAKAYAQENTEIARYVDVTAALRVKNVRAYLRGNLAAFFQRMLLMGMLALLLGGGTWYLFNGQATVESMAYLAFAYNILQSYIRELGENIKNLLTSSYDLHAIIDIMRVPPEVPAEPVLPALDIRAGAIAFENVGFTYPGKTRPIFDNFSVNIRAGERVALVGHSGSGKTSFVRLMQHMYPVQSGRITVDGQDIAKGSRHSLRSALALVPQDPILFHRSLAENIAYGKPGASLDAVRQAARQAHIDDFIMALPQQYDTLVGERGIKLSGGERQRIAIARAILADRPVLILDEATSSLDSESERAVRDALRTLTHGRTSIMIAHRLSTILDADRIIVFDEGKIVEEGTHDELVNRPHGIYAGFFRLQSGGFITE; this is encoded by the coding sequence TCGCTGTCGTCGTTTCTGGGCGCGATCCGGCTGGAAGCGGGACATGACGAGATTTTCCGGCTGCTGCTGATCTTCCTCGGGCTCTATTTCGTGCAGGCGATTGTTTTCATCGTCACCTACCGTATTTATAACGTATTCGAAACCAACCTGTTCAAGCAGGTGCTGGACGACGCGTTTGCGCATGTGTACCGGCTGCCCGAGCCGTATTTCGCCAATACGTTTATGGGCGCGATCATTTCGAAAATCAACCGCGCGCGGCAGAAGATCGAGACGTTCGAGGACCAGATCATCCTGCGTATCTTTCCGACCGCCGTCGTGCTGATCGGTACGATTGTGTTCCTTGCCATGCGCTTTCCCATGCTGGCATTGCTGATGACGGTGTATCTGGCGATCCTTGCGTCTGCCAGCGCATATCTGGTGTTCAACGTATCGGGTCCCGCGCAGGGCGAATATGCCGACGCGCAGGACCATTTCGGTGCGCATCTGGCCGACAGCGTCAGCGGCATCGCGACCGCCAAGGCCTATGCACAGGAAAACACAGAAATCGCGCGGTATGTGGATGTAACGGCGGCGCTGCGCGTGAAAAACGTGCGCGCGTATCTGCGGGGCAACCTTGCGGCGTTTTTCCAGCGGATGCTGCTGATGGGCATGCTGGCGCTGCTGCTGGGCGGCGGTACGTGGTACCTGTTCAACGGGCAGGCGACAGTCGAAAGCATGGCGTATCTGGCCTTCGCCTATAACATCCTGCAATCCTATATCCGTGAACTGGGCGAAAACATTAAAAACCTGCTGACATCGTCCTACGACCTGCATGCGATCATCGACATCATGCGCGTGCCGCCCGAAGTACCCGCCGAACCCGTGCTGCCCGCGCTCGATATCCGCGCGGGCGCGATTGCGTTCGAAAATGTCGGCTTCACCTATCCCGGCAAAACGCGCCCGATCTTCGACAATTTCTCCGTCAATATCCGCGCAGGCGAACGCGTGGCGCTAGTCGGCCATTCGGGCAGCGGTAAAACCAGTTTCGTGCGGCTGATGCAGCATATGTACCCCGTGCAGTCGGGCCGCATTACGGTCGATGGTCAGGATATAGCAAAGGGCTCGCGCCATTCTCTGCGCAGCGCGCTGGCGCTGGTGCCGCAGGACCCGATCCTGTTCCACCGGTCGCTCGCTGAAAACATCGCCTATGGCAAGCCGGGCGCCAGCCTTGACGCCGTGCGTCAGGCGGCGCGGCAGGCGCATATCGACGATTTTATCATGGCGCTGCCGCAGCAATACGACACACTGGTGGGGGAGCGCGGCATTAAACTGTCGGGCGGGGAGCGCCAGCGCATCGCGATTGCCCGCGCGATACTGGCCGACCGCCCCGTGCTGATCCTCGACGAAGCCACCAGTTCGCTCGATTCCGAAAGCGAACGCGCGGTGCGGGACGCGCTGCGCACGCTGACACATGGCCGCACCTCCATCATGATCGCGCACCGCCTGTCCACTATTCTGGATGCAGACCGCATCATCGTGTTTGATGAGGGAAAAATCGTGGAGGAGGGCACGCATGACGAGCTAGTCAACCGCCCGCACGGCATCTATGCCGGCTTTTTCCGCCTGCAGTCGGGCGGGTTTATCACGGAATAA
- a CDS encoding DJ-1/PfpI/YhbO family deglycase/protease, with amino-acid sequence MPANPPVPDDIITPAQAPDSVLYVLMIAADKVEDLEFFYPFYRLVEEGVRVDVATPSGGAFKGKNGYELKETLKIDGLNPDAYHLLIIPGGKAPEELKKCEAAVDFVRVFASQGKTIAAICHGPQLLAAAGVIEGATLSGYPEIRSEIEAAGAAYAAKDALVSGQFITGRWPADLPAFTKAVMEQLKVQAGELAPVPKPEINTGDTSSLADADAVAEQMKASFQTSAS; translated from the coding sequence ATGCCTGCCAATCCCCCCGTACCAGACGATATCATCACCCCTGCGCAGGCACCGGATTCCGTGCTGTATGTGCTGATGATCGCCGCCGACAAGGTGGAGGACCTGGAATTTTTCTATCCGTTCTATCGCCTTGTCGAAGAAGGCGTGCGCGTCGATGTCGCAACCCCGTCGGGCGGCGCATTCAAGGGCAAGAACGGATATGAATTGAAAGAGACGCTGAAGATCGACGGCCTGAACCCCGATGCCTATCACCTGCTCATCATTCCGGGCGGCAAGGCGCCGGAGGAATTGAAGAAATGCGAAGCCGCCGTCGATTTCGTGCGCGTCTTCGCAAGCCAGGGGAAAACAATCGCCGCCATCTGCCACGGCCCGCAGTTGCTGGCGGCCGCAGGCGTGATCGAAGGCGCGACGCTGTCCGGCTATCCCGAAATCCGCAGCGAGATCGAAGCGGCGGGCGCGGCCTATGCCGCGAAAGACGCGCTGGTGAGCGGGCAGTTCATCACGGGCCGCTGGCCCGCCGACCTGCCGGCATTCACCAAGGCGGTCATGGAACAGCTGAAGGTGCAGGCGGGCGAGCTTGCGCCCGTGCCGAAGCCGGAGATCAATACCGGCGACACCTCTTCGCTCGCTGATGCCGATGCGGTGGCGGAGCAGATGAAGGCGAGCTTCCAGACGAGCGCTTCTTAA
- a CDS encoding MvaI/BcnI restriction endonuclease family protein, translated as MHKLKKIFLAKGAERILLKKLSPNDNSKNQVYLGGDFESLNIIPNKGVYVDKGRKGSKRDRFKADVSMFWVNSNGDLYKAPLAQLILYPKYPEVRMSGFLQGCDAAPSHTMASRNEGRLLFIGIRGDGSIICHATNLENELTAQIQRIRNLEKVGVFLEIPLPSKIPADTRSVLLDTLRHINQKGWINSVRLCADGSLTECKSSNCGGYTLEAQLGIKPNGYSEPDFLGWEVKQHSVKYLNRPHSGGPITLMTPEPTGGFYKDKGVESFLRKFGYKDRKGREDRINFGGAYKLGQAVDLTGMTLHMPGYDVVTGKITDADGGLTLVSAEGEQAAIWHYADIMKLWNRKHSKAVYVPSLCETAPSRRYKFGNIVELGTGTDFLKFLNAVAKGKVYYDPGIKLEDASAIKARTKRRSQFRIKPSELKSLYNQFETVDTAIER; from the coding sequence CTGCATAAATTAAAGAAAATATTTTTAGCAAAGGGCGCAGAGCGTATTTTGCTAAAAAAACTGTCACCAAATGATAACTCAAAAAACCAAGTTTATTTAGGTGGCGATTTTGAATCTCTCAATATCATCCCTAATAAAGGCGTTTATGTTGATAAAGGACGAAAAGGGAGCAAGAGAGATCGCTTTAAAGCGGATGTTTCCATGTTTTGGGTAAACTCAAATGGTGACCTTTATAAAGCGCCTCTCGCGCAACTTATTCTTTACCCCAAATATCCGGAAGTTCGTATGTCCGGTTTTTTGCAAGGTTGCGACGCAGCACCTTCGCACACCATGGCTTCTCGAAATGAAGGAAGACTTCTCTTCATTGGGATTCGTGGCGATGGTTCAATTATTTGCCATGCTACAAATTTAGAAAATGAGCTCACGGCACAAATACAGCGCATTAGAAATTTAGAAAAAGTAGGAGTTTTTCTAGAAATCCCCTTACCATCAAAGATTCCTGCCGATACACGATCCGTGCTTCTAGACACTTTACGTCATATTAACCAAAAGGGTTGGATTAATTCGGTACGCCTCTGCGCAGATGGCAGTTTAACCGAGTGTAAATCTTCGAATTGCGGTGGATATACATTGGAAGCACAATTAGGAATAAAGCCTAACGGCTATTCAGAACCGGACTTCCTAGGCTGGGAAGTCAAACAACACTCAGTAAAATACCTCAATCGTCCACACTCTGGCGGACCTATAACATTGATGACTCCAGAGCCCACAGGCGGATTTTATAAAGATAAGGGTGTTGAATCCTTCCTAAGAAAATTTGGCTATAAAGATAGAAAAGGACGCGAAGATCGAATTAACTTTGGAGGTGCCTACAAACTAGGCCAAGCAGTGGATTTGACAGGCATGACCCTTCATATGCCGGGATATGATGTGGTTACAGGAAAGATAACAGATGCAGATGGGGGGCTTACACTTGTGAGTGCCGAAGGTGAACAGGCTGCAATCTGGCATTACGCAGATATCATGAAGTTGTGGAACAGGAAACATTCGAAAGCGGTATATGTCCCCTCTCTTTGTGAAACAGCCCCGTCCAGAAGATACAAATTTGGTAATATTGTCGAATTAGGGACAGGAACGGATTTTTTAAAATTTCTGAATGCCGTTGCTAAAGGCAAAGTCTATTATGATCCAGGAATAAAACTTGAAGACGCTTCAGCTATAAAAGCGCGTACAAAACGTCGTAGCCAATTCAGAATCAAACCTTCAGAATTGAAATCTCTATATAATCAGTTTGAAACAGTAGATACTGCTATCGAACGTTAA
- the dcm gene encoding DNA (cytosine-5-)-methyltransferase, with protein sequence MSSHRTEFALLREKTRLSFEDLSTRLGYGVSTLYRWERGDTVPRRTVMETLKGIVSEIKGKSENENSSFTFIDLFAGIGGMRLGFEAAGGKCVFTSEWDQHSRKTYQENFPCDHEVAGDIKMIEAKDIPPFDVLLAGFPCQPFSIAGVSKKNSLGRAHGFLDETQGTLFFDVARIIKHHRPAAFLLENVKNLVSHDKGNTFKIIKKVLEEELGYHITCRVIDGKGYVPQHRERIFIVGFRENTGFDINKIFFADPLNGPTLQSILHGEDGTEEVEEPYTCGNIGRVNSKYTLTDKLWKYLQRYAAKHKAAGNGFGFGLNDGNGKARTLSARYYKDGSEILIKQKNKNPRRLTPRECARLMGFDQPHRDKFIIPVSDTQAYKQFGNAVIVPVIEAIAQAMSSHILELTSHQATAQTRKNKRSA encoded by the coding sequence ATGTCCTCACATCGTACCGAATTTGCGTTGCTTCGCGAAAAAACTCGCCTGTCTTTTGAAGATCTATCTACACGGCTTGGATATGGCGTAAGCACCCTTTACCGATGGGAACGTGGCGATACAGTCCCTCGCCGTACAGTAATGGAAACCTTGAAGGGAATCGTAAGTGAAATTAAGGGCAAATCGGAGAATGAAAACAGTTCTTTCACATTCATAGACCTGTTTGCTGGAATTGGAGGTATGCGCCTCGGCTTCGAGGCTGCTGGTGGAAAATGTGTATTCACAAGCGAATGGGACCAACATTCACGCAAAACCTATCAGGAAAACTTCCCCTGTGATCATGAAGTTGCCGGGGATATCAAAATGATCGAAGCAAAAGATATCCCTCCTTTTGACGTATTGCTCGCCGGCTTTCCATGCCAGCCCTTTTCTATTGCAGGAGTATCAAAAAAGAACTCTTTGGGTAGGGCACACGGCTTTCTGGATGAAACTCAAGGTACGCTTTTTTTTGATGTGGCACGCATTATCAAACATCATCGCCCCGCTGCTTTTTTACTCGAAAATGTCAAAAATCTTGTTTCTCACGACAAAGGCAACACTTTCAAAATAATAAAAAAAGTCCTCGAAGAAGAATTAGGTTATCACATTACTTGTCGGGTAATTGACGGCAAAGGTTACGTGCCACAACATCGCGAACGGATATTCATTGTTGGCTTCCGCGAAAATACTGGATTTGACATTAACAAGATTTTTTTCGCAGACCCTCTTAACGGGCCGACTCTGCAAAGTATTCTTCATGGCGAAGATGGAACAGAGGAAGTGGAAGAGCCCTACACTTGCGGCAACATCGGTCGCGTCAATTCGAAATATACACTTACTGATAAACTCTGGAAATACTTGCAGCGATATGCAGCTAAACATAAGGCTGCAGGAAACGGTTTTGGATTTGGTCTCAATGATGGAAATGGAAAAGCGCGTACACTGTCTGCAAGATATTATAAAGATGGCTCTGAAATTTTGATCAAGCAAAAAAACAAAAATCCACGCAGACTTACGCCGCGTGAATGTGCGCGCCTGATGGGTTTTGATCAACCCCATCGCGATAAATTCATCATACCGGTTTCGGATACACAAGCGTACAAGCAATTCGGTAACGCTGTTATTGTCCCCGTTATCGAAGCCATTGCGCAGGCTATGTCATCGCATATTTTAGAATTAACCTCTCATCAAGCTACGGCGCAAACAAGAAAAAACAAGCGTTCTGCCTGA
- a CDS encoding protein-L-isoaspartate O-methyltransferase, which yields MAQVFEKARENMVDCQLRPNRVTDDAIIDAMRKIPREKFVPRQLQGFAYVDEDVPLGNGRYLREPVIIARLIQAAEIKKSDIVLDIGCNTGYSTAVMGHLAATVVGLEIEDNLANEADKLLHDLDIINVVVVRQGKLSEGYAAQGPYNVIFINGSVSAVPDGIKNQLADGGRLVTVVSKHGHMGRAVLIERHGDHFSTRELFDAATPTLVGFEADKSFAF from the coding sequence ATGGCGCAAGTTTTTGAAAAAGCACGTGAAAATATGGTTGATTGCCAGCTGCGCCCCAATCGGGTGACAGATGATGCGATCATCGATGCGATGCGCAAGATCCCGCGCGAGAAATTCGTGCCGCGCCAGCTGCAGGGGTTTGCCTATGTCGACGAAGACGTGCCGCTGGGCAACGGCCGTTACCTGCGCGAACCCGTGATTATCGCGCGCCTCATCCAGGCGGCAGAGATTAAAAAATCCGACATCGTGCTGGATATCGGCTGCAACACCGGTTATTCGACCGCCGTGATGGGCCATCTGGCCGCAACCGTCGTGGGGCTTGAAATCGAAGACAATCTTGCGAACGAAGCCGACAAGCTGCTGCACGATCTCGACATCATCAACGTCGTTGTCGTGCGTCAGGGCAAGCTGTCGGAAGGCTACGCGGCGCAGGGCCCGTACAACGTCATCTTCATCAACGGTTCGGTGTCGGCGGTGCCCGACGGCATCAAGAACCAGCTGGCAGATGGCGGCCGCCTGGTGACCGTCGTGTCGAAACACGGCCATATGGGCCGTGCGGTGCTGATCGAGCGCCATGGCGACCACTTCTCCACCCGCGAGCTGTTCGATGCGGCGACGCCGACGCTGGTGGGCTTTGAAGCGGACAAATCCTTCGCCTTTTAA
- a CDS encoding DUF2497 domain-containing protein has protein sequence MAEIKTEQEPSIEEILESIRQIISEDGTPVDAATAAAKPAKPAESIAAPVPPKPKQIEAPKPVAPPAPAPRPEPVLDLTERVEPVKPPRIVLEETPEEEQVADDSEHLVSDDTADAAVASLAKLLANNMSVEREMPGRPGNVTLEDMTREILKPLLRQWLDQNLQHIIEKMVAREIERLSLRALEK, from the coding sequence ATGGCTGAAATAAAGACAGAACAGGAACCGTCGATCGAGGAAATTCTGGAATCCATCCGCCAGATCATTTCCGAAGACGGCACGCCCGTAGATGCGGCGACGGCTGCGGCGAAACCCGCCAAGCCCGCTGAATCCATCGCAGCGCCCGTGCCGCCCAAACCCAAACAGATCGAAGCACCCAAGCCTGTCGCGCCGCCGGCACCCGCGCCGCGGCCCGAACCCGTTCTGGACCTCACCGAACGCGTCGAGCCTGTGAAGCCGCCGCGTATTGTGCTGGAAGAAACGCCGGAGGAAGAACAAGTGGCTGACGACAGCGAGCATCTTGTCTCAGACGATACGGCCGATGCTGCTGTTGCTTCGCTGGCCAAGCTGCTCGCCAACAATATGTCGGTGGAGCGCGAAATGCCCGGTCGTCCCGGCAATGTGACGCTCGAAGACATGACGCGCGAAATCCTGAAGCCGCTGCTGCGCCAATGGCTCGACCAGAACCTGCAGCACATCATCGAAAAAATGGTGGCGCGCGAAATCGAACGTCTCAGCCTCCGCGCCCTCGAAAAGTAA
- a CDS encoding bifunctional [glutamine synthetase] adenylyltransferase/[glutamine synthetase]-adenylyl-L-tyrosine phosphorylase: MSRDFPQKPQKKSAKATVLPWQALISRHSPYLTAIGAESCAGDADKALATLLQETHAGVAKTTDAGTLMRILRIGKRKLAALTAAADLSGAWDDVRVMQALSDYADAAVSHALDFLLRAAHDAKVIKLPHPKTPQKDCGVTVIALGKWGARELNYSSDIDLMVIFDPLKSPVKIADETQNFFIRLTRDLARLLDAPTGDGYVFRTDLRLRPDPGAMPLAISIAAAEVYYGTLGQNWERAAMIKARPMAGDESLGADFLKIMQMWIWRKNLDFAAIQDIHSIKRQINAAQAKRASGRKARENPFLDFNVKLGHGGIREIEFFAQTQQLIFGGREPALRDPRTLVTLGTLAEKGQISAKTRDELVAAYLFLRRVEHRLQMQDDRQTHSLPSTQEAFDGVAEFAGYAAPKAFLSDLEKHTGAVRALYAGLFTEAPSLSQTGNLVFTGVEDDPETLVTLSGMGFKEPEKITAAVRGWHHGRYRAVRSERARQILTEITPHLLTTLGATPHPDDAFIRFDQFLSRLPSGIPIFSMFQHNPQQMELVADIMGSSPALAEHLGTHPQVLDGVLSRDFFGGLPDIAALKTDLQRMLQSARDYQDVLDMARRWAREKRFHAGIHILKSLSPPRRCALYLSDIAETALACLLPFVEKEFAAAHGVFKTGEFIVLAMGSFAAQEMYADSDLDIIALYKTGAKEKSSSGEKPLAPNVYYIRLMQRLISALSAPTAEGILYEVDARLRPAGNDGPLAAQLDGFFEYHRKDAWVWEHMSLIRSRLIYATDATRKYFTEEITKILSVKRDDKELRDEMTEMRAKVEKQFGSKDAWQLKYRRGGLMDVLFAVQFLILKNAHKNKGLFAPALDDAIKILKTKKLLAAQDAEKLSAAHDDAQAVQSFLRLCAELPFDPVKDPPGLKKALAESVGGKKMTFKTLAARVDKNCKNAFSVYKKLLDA; this comes from the coding sequence TTGAGCCGCGATTTTCCACAGAAACCCCAGAAAAAAAGCGCGAAAGCGACTGTTTTACCGTGGCAGGCGCTCATTTCGCGGCATAGCCCCTATCTCACGGCGATCGGCGCGGAATCCTGCGCGGGCGATGCGGATAAAGCGCTGGCAACCCTGTTGCAGGAAACCCACGCGGGTGTTGCAAAAACCACCGATGCCGGCACATTGATGCGCATCCTGCGCATTGGAAAACGGAAGCTTGCCGCGCTGACCGCCGCCGCCGATCTTTCCGGCGCATGGGATGATGTGCGCGTCATGCAGGCGCTGTCCGATTACGCCGATGCCGCCGTTTCGCATGCGCTCGATTTTCTGCTGCGCGCGGCGCATGACGCGAAGGTAATCAAACTGCCGCATCCGAAAACGCCGCAGAAGGATTGCGGCGTAACGGTGATCGCGCTTGGCAAATGGGGCGCGCGGGAGCTGAACTATTCATCCGATATCGACCTGATGGTGATTTTTGACCCGCTGAAATCGCCGGTAAAAATCGCGGACGAAACGCAGAATTTTTTTATCCGGCTAACGCGCGACCTCGCAAGGCTGCTGGATGCGCCGACGGGCGACGGATATGTGTTCCGCACCGACCTGCGCCTGCGCCCCGATCCGGGCGCGATGCCGCTCGCCATTTCAATCGCCGCGGCAGAAGTGTATTACGGGACGCTCGGCCAGAACTGGGAACGCGCGGCGATGATCAAGGCGCGGCCGATGGCGGGCGACGAAAGCCTCGGCGCGGATTTTTTGAAGATCATGCAGATGTGGATCTGGCGCAAAAACCTTGATTTCGCGGCGATACAGGACATTCATTCGATCAAGCGGCAGATCAACGCCGCGCAGGCCAAACGCGCAAGCGGGCGCAAGGCCAGGGAAAATCCGTTTCTCGATTTCAACGTCAAGCTGGGGCATGGCGGCATCCGCGAGATTGAATTTTTCGCACAGACGCAGCAGTTGATCTTCGGCGGGCGCGAACCGGCGCTCCGCGATCCGCGCACGCTCGTGACGCTCGGCACGCTTGCGGAAAAAGGCCAGATTAGCGCGAAAACGCGCGACGAACTGGTGGCGGCGTATTTATTCCTGCGCCGCGTGGAACACCGGTTGCAGATGCAGGACGACCGCCAGACGCACAGCCTGCCCTCAACGCAGGAAGCGTTTGATGGCGTCGCAGAATTTGCAGGATATGCGGCACCAAAGGCGTTTCTGAGCGACCTTGAAAAACATACAGGCGCAGTGCGCGCGCTTTATGCCGGATTGTTCACCGAAGCGCCCAGCCTGTCGCAGACGGGAAATTTGGTTTTTACAGGCGTGGAAGACGACCCCGAAACTTTGGTCACGCTATCCGGCATGGGGTTCAAGGAGCCGGAAAAAATCACCGCCGCCGTGCGCGGCTGGCATCATGGCCGTTACCGCGCGGTGCGCAGCGAGCGCGCGCGCCAGATATTGACGGAAATCACGCCGCATTTGTTGACGACGCTGGGCGCGACGCCGCATCCCGACGACGCGTTTATCCGCTTCGACCAGTTTTTGTCGCGCCTGCCGTCGGGCATCCCGATTTTTTCGATGTTCCAGCACAACCCGCAACAGATGGAACTGGTGGCCGATATCATGGGCAGCTCCCCTGCCCTTGCCGAACACCTTGGCACGCATCCGCAGGTTCTGGACGGCGTTTTGTCGCGCGATTTTTTTGGCGGCCTGCCCGACATAGCTGCGCTGAAAACCGACCTACAGCGCATGTTGCAATCGGCGCGCGATTACCAGGACGTTCTGGACATGGCGCGGCGCTGGGCGCGGGAAAAACGGTTTCATGCGGGCATCCATATTTTAAAATCCCTGTCGCCGCCGCGTCGCTGCGCGCTGTATTTGTCGGATATCGCCGAAACCGCGCTGGCCTGCCTGCTGCCCTTTGTCGAAAAGGAATTCGCGGCCGCGCACGGCGTTTTCAAGACCGGTGAATTTATCGTGCTGGCGATGGGCAGCTTCGCCGCGCAGGAAATGTACGCCGACAGCGACCTTGATATCATCGCGCTTTACAAGACCGGCGCAAAAGAGAAAAGCAGCAGCGGCGAAAAACCGCTCGCCCCCAACGTCTATTACATCCGTTTGATGCAGCGCCTGATTTCCGCGCTGTCCGCGCCGACCGCCGAAGGCATTTTATATGAAGTCGACGCGCGCCTGCGCCCCGCCGGAAACGACGGCCCGCTGGCGGCGCAGCTGGATGGCTTTTTTGAATATCACCGCAAAGACGCATGGGTCTGGGAACATATGAGCCTGATACGCTCGCGCCTGATATACGCGACGGACGCGACGCGTAAATATTTCACCGAAGAAATCACGAAAATTCTGTCGGTGAAGCGCGACGACAAAGAACTGCGCGATGAAATGACCGAGATGCGCGCGAAAGTCGAAAAACAATTCGGGTCCAAAGACGCGTGGCAATTGAAATACCGCCGCGGCGGGTTGATGGATGTGCTGTTCGCGGTGCAGTTTCTGATTTTGAAAAACGCGCATAAAAATAAAGGCCTGTTCGCCCCCGCGCTCGACGACGCGATCAAGATTTTGAAAACGAAAAAACTTCTGGCCGCGCAGGACGCCGAAAAATTATCCGCCGCGCATGACGACGCGCAAGCCGTACAATCGTTTTTGCGGTTATGCGCGGAACTGCCGTTCGATCCGGTAAAAGACCCGCCCGGCTTGAAAAAAGCGCTGGCGGAAAGCGTCGGCGGCAAAAAAATGACGTTTAAAACGCTGGCCGCGCGGGTGGACAAAAACTGCAAAAACGCGTTTTCGGTGTATAAAAAGCTGCTAGACGCGTAA